The proteins below come from a single Gossypium raimondii isolate GPD5lz chromosome 2, ASM2569854v1, whole genome shotgun sequence genomic window:
- the LOC105786692 gene encoding uncharacterized protein LOC105786692 has protein sequence MESTALNGRMAGWQILLSEFDIVYVNQKVVKGSAITDFLASRALEDYEPLNFDFPNEDLMYVATAEKDFQEDGPWKLNFEGASNVVGNGIGAVLVSLDGDHYPFTSKLDFDCTNNMAKYEVCIMEIRATIERKIKVLEVYGDSALEFDDITFCYLPRDENQMADALATLASMIKVNKQEDMKPIQMSIYEAPTHCYNIDDDEEKDDHPWYPDILRYVKNHEYPGQRPDKSWKRSMREFVERMLMASQWPNKS, from the exons ATGGAGTCGACTGCtctgaatggaagaatggccgGATGGCAAATTCTGCTGTCTGAATTTGATATAGTCTATGTGAACCAGAAAGTAgtaaaagggagtgcaataaCAGACTTTCTGGCCAGTAGAGCACTGGAAGATTATGAGCCACTAAACTTCGATTTCCCGAATgaggatttgatgtatgttgcaACCGCAGAAAAAGACTTTCAAGAAGACGGTCCTTGGAAGCTTAATTTTGAAGGAGCCTCGAATGTTGtaggcaatgggattggggcagtcttggtatctCTCGATGGTGATCATTACCCATTCACTAgcaaattagattttgattgcacaaataatatggcGAAGTATGAAGTATGCATCATGGAAATTCGTGCAACTATTGAACGAAAAATCAAAGTGTTAGAAGTGTATGGGGATTCTGCATTG GAGTTTGATGATattaccttctgttatctcccacgagatgaaAATCAAATGGCCGACGCATTGGCTACATTAGCCTCTATGATCAAGGTAAATAAACAAGAGGATATGAAGCCTATCCAAATGAGCATTTATGAGGCTCCAACCCATTGTTACaatattgatgatgatgaagaaaaggATGATCACCCCTGGTATCCCGACATACTGCGATATGTAAAGAATCACGAATATCCCGGCCAG AGGCCAGACAAATCTTGGAAGAGGTCTATGAGGGAGTTTGTGGAACGCATGCTAATGGCTTCACAATGGCCAAacaaatcatga